The Anaeromusa acidaminophila DSM 3853 genome contains a region encoding:
- the thiW gene encoding energy coupling factor transporter S component ThiW, whose product MPIRPLAFTALFVALGVLLGHLVYIPIGVAKCFPMQHAINVLLASLLGTRYAVSGAFTISLLRNLLGTGSILAFPGSLCGAFLAGWLFRRTGHIAGAVAGEIIGTGFLGGLLAYPVASWFLGSQVGAFFFIIPFLISTTGGSLIAYVLYRTPLTTVLQKRLSSH is encoded by the coding sequence ATGCCAATTCGTCCGCTTGCTTTTACCGCTCTATTTGTAGCCTTAGGCGTGCTTTTAGGCCACTTAGTCTACATCCCCATCGGCGTTGCCAAATGCTTTCCTATGCAGCACGCCATTAATGTCCTTTTAGCCTCCCTCTTAGGCACGCGTTACGCCGTCAGCGGCGCTTTCACGATTTCCCTGCTGCGCAATCTTCTTGGAACCGGATCGATTTTGGCCTTTCCAGGCAGTCTCTGCGGCGCTTTCCTGGCAGGCTGGCTCTTCCGTCGTACTGGTCACATTGCCGGCGCCGTAGCCGGTGAAATCATAGGTACAGGTTTCCTAGGCGGCTTGCTGGCCTATCCAGTCGCCTCGTGGTTTCTCGGTTCTCAAGTCGGCGCATTTTTCTTCATTATCCCCTTTCTTATCAGTACTACCGGCGGCAGTCTGATTGCGTACGTGCTGTACCGCACGCCGTTGACTACAGTTTTACAAAAACGTTTATCTTCGCACTAA
- a CDS encoding MarR family winged helix-turn-helix transcriptional regulator produces the protein MQFEDLVVETIEAISCVMRQAVREHRQKAEAGTDLCALTLTQLHYLHAVRELGRPTFRDLAEKFQVKKSTVTAIVQKLVLKGYVYKCQSQEDLRVYHIHLAPKGEQLIHLEDEGYRYFAKQLTACLDETERKQFAMMLQKIHNRAHENRK, from the coding sequence ATGCAATTTGAAGACCTGGTGGTAGAGACTATTGAAGCGATTTCGTGCGTAATGCGGCAGGCTGTACGAGAACATCGACAAAAAGCGGAAGCAGGGACGGATCTTTGTGCGCTGACCTTGACGCAGTTACATTACCTGCATGCCGTACGGGAGCTGGGGCGGCCTACTTTCCGTGATCTTGCAGAGAAATTTCAGGTAAAAAAATCGACAGTAACGGCGATTGTGCAAAAATTGGTGCTTAAGGGATATGTCTACAAATGTCAGTCTCAAGAAGACTTGCGGGTATATCATATTCATTTAGCGCCAAAAGGAGAGCAGCTAATTCATCTGGAGGATGAAGGATATCGCTATTTTGCTAAACAGCTTACAGCCTGTTTGGACGAAACGGAACGAAAACAATTTGCGATGATGCTGCAAAAAATACATAATAGGGCGCATGAAAACCGGAAATGA
- a CDS encoding DUF6946 family protein: MRMHVPLDSLERWKEYLGNSAQWECSQELRLMAQLWWQSENLPAYVLAMAATQPRLQGLKKLFAFPEYRLPLPKGGVPSSSDLYVLACNQQRELVVMMLEATACNAMGPSVQEWLRLKGKPMTVEREDAPKTEDDSRTQFLSAQLGLVGQSIVHVKYQFLYRTALALLEAERVGARQAVVWFHCSEEGSLQEYRKFVALYGVEGEADTLCGPVEVRGVELFFAWVFLRDCQE, from the coding sequence ATGCGCATGCATGTTCCCTTGGATTCATTAGAGCGTTGGAAAGAGTATCTAGGTAATTCAGCGCAGTGGGAATGTTCCCAAGAGTTGCGACTGATGGCGCAGTTGTGGTGGCAGAGTGAGAATTTACCTGCTTACGTTCTTGCTATGGCGGCCACGCAGCCTCGGTTGCAAGGCCTGAAAAAACTTTTCGCCTTTCCCGAGTATCGCTTGCCCTTGCCAAAGGGAGGCGTACCGTCGAGCAGCGATTTGTATGTACTGGCTTGCAATCAGCAAAGAGAGCTGGTTGTAATGATGTTGGAAGCGACGGCTTGTAATGCAATGGGGCCGTCTGTGCAAGAGTGGCTGCGTCTAAAGGGAAAACCAATGACTGTAGAGAGAGAAGACGCTCCTAAGACGGAAGATGACTCGCGGACGCAATTTTTATCGGCGCAATTGGGCCTGGTGGGACAGAGTATTGTCCATGTAAAATACCAGTTTCTATATCGTACGGCATTGGCGCTCTTAGAAGCGGAGCGAGTTGGCGCAAGGCAGGCCGTAGTTTGGTTTCATTGTTCTGAAGAGGGCAGCTTGCAAGAGTATAGAAAATTCGTAGCCCTTTATGGAGTGGAGGGAGAAGCTGATACCCTTTGCGGACCGGTAGAGGTTCGCGGCGTGGAGCTTTTTTTTGCGTGGGTTTTTCTTCGCGATTGTCAGGAGTAA
- a CDS encoding acetate uptake transporter produces the protein MEQKQHVQIVVADPTALGLFGLAIVTFVAASQKLAWTTGVSFIIPWAVFLGSAAQLMACVYDFKHNNIFGATVFGAYGLFWIGVASCLLIKLGAFGPQLAASVDIQQLGFAYFGYFIFSIFATIAATAAHKVLLTIMILIDVLLLCLSLDAWGVGGHFPHTLAAWSEFAIALLSFYGSGATFLNKFFNRPLLPLGKGLQLFK, from the coding sequence ATGGAACAAAAACAGCATGTACAAATCGTCGTCGCCGATCCTACCGCCCTAGGCCTATTTGGCTTAGCCATTGTCACCTTTGTCGCCGCTTCACAGAAGCTGGCTTGGACAACCGGCGTTTCCTTCATCATTCCCTGGGCCGTTTTTCTCGGCTCTGCCGCGCAGCTCATGGCCTGTGTTTACGATTTCAAACATAATAATATTTTTGGCGCTACTGTATTCGGAGCTTACGGCCTTTTCTGGATTGGGGTCGCTTCTTGCCTACTTATTAAGCTCGGGGCTTTCGGACCGCAATTAGCCGCTTCCGTTGATATCCAACAATTAGGCTTTGCTTACTTCGGTTATTTTATTTTCTCGATTTTCGCAACAATAGCCGCCACAGCAGCTCACAAAGTGCTGTTAACCATCATGATCCTGATCGACGTGCTGCTTCTTTGCCTTTCTCTCGACGCCTGGGGCGTAGGCGGTCATTTTCCCCATACGTTGGCAGCCTGGTCGGAATTTGCCATTGCTTTGCTCTCCTTCTATGGCAGCGGCGCTACGTTCCTCAACAAATTCTTTAATCGTCCTCTTCTTCCTTTAGGAAAAGGACTGCAGCTTTTCAAATAA
- the bioA gene encoding adenosylmethionine--8-amino-7-oxononanoate transaminase, with amino-acid sequence MKESLVEQQDKRYVWHPFTQMQGWLENQQTVICEAKGIKLTDTEGRSYYDGVSSLWVNIHGHQRREIDEAIIAQLGKVAHSTALGLANIPASELAEQLVTLAPEGLEKVFYSDDGSTAVEVALKMSFQYWRHQGMPKKEKFVALAQAYHGDTIGAVSVGGVDLFHRTFQPLLFSTLQAPSPSCYHCSHDATTCKRQCLQEMEALLAAHHQEIAAVIVEPLVQAAAGMLMSPPGYLAAVRQLTKKYNVHLIADEVATGFGRTGKMFACEHEGVSPDFMALSKGITGGYVPLAATLTTQEIFDAFLGDMESKRTFYHGHSYTANQLACAAALGSLKIFRDDKVIAGLEKKIACVAEALKSIALLEHVGDARQRGLIVGIELMQDANSQTPYPWGETMGARVCLKAREYGLFIRPVGDVVVFMPPLVSKEEELLDMLSLLGKAIVAVTEEGAVVEGGGGAHF; translated from the coding sequence ATGAAAGAAAGTCTGGTAGAACAACAAGATAAGCGGTATGTATGGCATCCGTTTACACAGATGCAAGGATGGCTGGAAAATCAACAGACCGTAATTTGCGAAGCGAAAGGCATAAAGCTGACAGATACAGAGGGGCGCAGCTACTATGACGGAGTGTCTTCCTTATGGGTAAATATTCATGGACATCAGCGACGCGAAATTGACGAAGCCATTATTGCGCAGCTAGGTAAAGTAGCTCATAGTACGGCCTTGGGTTTGGCTAATATTCCGGCTTCGGAACTGGCGGAGCAGTTGGTGACCTTGGCGCCGGAAGGTTTGGAAAAGGTTTTCTATTCGGATGACGGCTCTACAGCGGTTGAAGTGGCTTTGAAAATGTCATTTCAGTACTGGCGGCATCAAGGGATGCCGAAAAAAGAAAAATTTGTAGCTTTAGCGCAAGCATATCATGGAGATACTATTGGCGCAGTGAGTGTTGGCGGTGTTGATCTTTTTCATCGGACGTTTCAACCGCTTCTATTTTCAACGCTGCAGGCGCCGTCTCCATCTTGCTATCATTGCAGCCACGACGCAACCACTTGTAAAAGACAGTGTTTACAGGAGATGGAGGCTCTTTTAGCGGCGCATCATCAAGAAATCGCCGCTGTAATCGTGGAACCGCTAGTACAGGCGGCTGCAGGAATGCTGATGTCGCCTCCAGGCTATTTGGCCGCAGTACGGCAGTTGACGAAAAAATATAACGTTCATCTTATCGCCGATGAAGTGGCTACCGGCTTTGGCCGCACCGGAAAAATGTTCGCCTGCGAGCATGAAGGAGTCAGTCCTGATTTTATGGCTCTTTCTAAAGGAATTACCGGGGGCTATGTCCCTTTGGCGGCTACCCTTACCACGCAGGAAATTTTTGATGCTTTCTTGGGAGATATGGAGTCAAAGCGTACATTTTATCACGGGCATTCTTATACGGCCAACCAGTTGGCTTGTGCTGCAGCACTGGGAAGTCTGAAAATATTCCGTGACGATAAGGTGATTGCAGGCTTAGAGAAAAAAATAGCCTGTGTAGCCGAGGCGCTTAAGAGTATTGCATTGTTGGAGCATGTAGGAGACGCAAGGCAACGCGGTCTGATTGTCGGAATTGAACTTATGCAGGATGCGAATTCCCAAACCCCCTATCCTTGGGGCGAAACTATGGGGGCCAGGGTTTGTTTGAAGGCCCGCGAGTACGGGTTGTTTATCCGCCCTGTGGGAGATGTGGTGGTCTTTATGCCGCCGCTGGTCAGTAAGGAAGAGGAACTTTTGGACATGTTGTCGTTATTGGGCAAAGCGATTGTAGCGGTGACGGAAGAAGGCGCTGTTGTAGAAGGCGGAGGCGGCGCTCACTTTTAG
- the thiM gene encoding hydroxyethylthiazole kinase: protein MELAERLAENIRLIQKQRPLVHQITNQVTMQDCANITLAIGASPVMANAPEEAAEITVHAKALVLNLGTLQPRSAEAMLLAGKVAKAHGVPVVLDPVGVGATRLRQQTAAQLLTECPPDIIRGNLAEIAALAGQTITSPGVDALAETAQAAETAYSLAKKLRCIVAVSGETDWIASPQHQAASLHNGVPLLRLVTGTGCMSSSLIGCAAAVSSPWEAAITGLACMGIAGELAAASLTPSQGTGSFRTGLFDAVSTLTGAALRQHLRLQLSSLSGGA from the coding sequence ATGGAGCTTGCAGAAAGACTCGCTGAAAACATCCGCTTAATTCAAAAGCAACGCCCCTTGGTACATCAAATTACCAATCAAGTGACCATGCAAGATTGCGCCAACATCACCTTGGCCATCGGCGCTTCCCCAGTCATGGCTAATGCGCCGGAAGAAGCCGCTGAAATCACGGTTCATGCCAAGGCGCTGGTGCTAAATCTGGGAACTTTGCAACCCCGCAGCGCTGAAGCCATGCTCTTGGCAGGAAAAGTCGCCAAAGCTCACGGCGTGCCCGTCGTGCTGGACCCTGTGGGCGTAGGAGCGACTCGCCTGCGGCAGCAAACGGCCGCACAACTGCTCACAGAATGTCCTCCTGATATTATCCGAGGCAACCTGGCGGAAATCGCCGCCCTGGCAGGACAGACAATCACCAGTCCCGGTGTTGATGCTTTAGCCGAGACGGCTCAAGCTGCTGAAACCGCTTACTCTCTAGCCAAAAAGCTGCGCTGCATCGTCGCGGTTTCCGGAGAAACCGATTGGATTGCCTCTCCTCAGCACCAAGCAGCCAGCTTGCATAACGGAGTGCCTTTATTGCGTTTAGTAACAGGCACAGGCTGTATGAGCAGCTCCCTTATCGGCTGCGCTGCAGCCGTTTCTTCTCCCTGGGAAGCAGCCATAACCGGCCTTGCTTGTATGGGCATTGCCGGCGAGCTGGCTGCTGCCAGCTTAACTCCTTCGCAAGGAACTGGCAGCTTCCGCACCGGCTTATTTGACGCCGTCTCCACTTTGACCGGCGCTGCGCTGCGCCAGCATCTGCGCCTGCAACTATCATCCCTATCAGGAGGTGCCTAA
- a CDS encoding DASS family sodium-coupled anion symporter codes for MANNAPSCPADGSCERNLKYLYLAAAFALLGVILAVPTPDGLTVAGHRMLGILVFSVVIWMSEAVSYPTSAAVIMSLMAFLVGLAPNVASPDKLLGTSKALEMALAGFNNSALALVGGALFLAAAMTKTGLDRRIALVVLSKIGAKTNRVLAGVILVGFFLSFFVPSTTARVSCMVPIVMGIILAFGVEKKSRFAAILMIATAQADSIWNVGIKTAAAQNMIALGFIEKQLGVYISWLDWFIAAAPFAIIMSVVLYFLLLKMMPPETEEIAGGKETIRKALQELGPMKGEEKKLFGISLILLCLWATEKVLHPFDTSSTTIAAITIMLLPGVGIMTWQEAQSKIPWGTLLLFGIGISLGSALLSTKAAAWLAKMIVGWFGLQIMPALIVFAVLAAFLIIIHLGFASATALAAAMIPIVISILQGMPPSSGINVVGMTMLLQYVISFGFILPVNAPQNMVAYATETFEVRDFIRTGVPLCIIAYLTTMLLASTYWKWLGLV; via the coding sequence ATGGCGAACAATGCACCAAGCTGTCCTGCTGACGGAAGCTGCGAACGGAATCTTAAATATTTATATTTGGCGGCGGCCTTTGCCTTACTGGGGGTTATTTTGGCGGTTCCGACGCCGGATGGTTTAACCGTGGCCGGACACCGTATGCTGGGCATCCTGGTATTTTCCGTTGTGATCTGGATGTCGGAGGCGGTTTCGTATCCGACGAGCGCCGCCGTAATTATGTCGCTGATGGCCTTTTTGGTTGGTCTGGCGCCTAACGTGGCCAGTCCGGATAAGCTGCTAGGAACAAGCAAGGCCTTAGAAATGGCGCTAGCCGGTTTTAACAACAGCGCTTTGGCGTTGGTGGGAGGCGCTTTGTTCTTGGCGGCGGCTATGACGAAAACCGGCTTGGACCGACGCATTGCGCTGGTAGTTCTCTCCAAAATCGGCGCTAAAACGAACCGGGTTTTGGCCGGGGTTATTTTGGTAGGCTTTTTTCTTAGCTTTTTTGTGCCAAGTACGACGGCGCGAGTTTCATGTATGGTGCCGATCGTTATGGGCATCATCTTGGCTTTTGGCGTAGAAAAGAAAAGTCGTTTTGCAGCGATTTTGATGATTGCTACGGCGCAGGCGGATAGCATCTGGAACGTAGGCATCAAGACGGCTGCCGCGCAAAACATGATTGCTTTGGGATTCATTGAAAAACAGTTGGGTGTGTACATTAGTTGGCTGGATTGGTTTATTGCCGCGGCTCCCTTTGCGATCATCATGTCCGTGGTTCTTTATTTTCTTTTGCTAAAAATGATGCCGCCGGAAACAGAGGAAATTGCCGGCGGCAAGGAAACGATTCGGAAGGCTTTGCAGGAACTGGGGCCGATGAAAGGGGAAGAAAAGAAGCTTTTTGGTATTTCTTTGATTCTACTTTGTTTGTGGGCGACAGAAAAAGTGCTCCATCCTTTTGATACTTCTTCTACTACCATTGCAGCTATTACCATTATGCTGCTGCCGGGAGTGGGGATTATGACCTGGCAAGAAGCGCAGAGCAAAATTCCTTGGGGAACGCTGCTGCTTTTTGGCATTGGTATTAGCTTGGGTTCCGCTTTGCTCTCGACGAAAGCGGCAGCGTGGTTGGCCAAAATGATTGTGGGTTGGTTTGGCTTGCAGATAATGCCGGCATTAATTGTTTTTGCCGTGCTGGCGGCGTTTTTGATTATTATCCACTTGGGTTTTGCCAGCGCCACGGCTCTGGCGGCAGCCATGATTCCTATTGTAATCTCCATTCTTCAGGGTATGCCGCCGTCGAGCGGCATTAATGTGGTCGGCATGACCATGCTGCTGCAGTATGTGATTAGCTTTGGCTTTATCTTGCCTGTTAATGCGCCGCAGAACATGGTGGCTTATGCGACGGAGACCTTTGAGGTGCGTGATTTTATTCGTACTGGCGTGCCTCTTTGTATCATTGCTTATCTGACGACAATGCTCTTGGCCAGTACGTATTGGAAATGGCTGGGCCTTGTATAA
- a CDS encoding anaerobic C4-dicarboxylate transporter produces MLAMEFLVILACLLVGTRFGGMGLGLISGIGLFVLSFGFGLQPGKPPVDVILTILAVISCASVLQTAGGLNVMMQFAERLLRRHPQYVTILAPLTTWTLTVLCGTGHVVYTMFPIIYDIALKKGIRPERPMAVASVASQMGICASPVSVAVVSMVSIFAASHGVGQSIGIIQLLSVAMPSSLAGVLIAALWSLRRGKDLDKDEEFQAKLKDPEQKEYIYGGSETLLDKVFPKEAYWATWIFFSAIVVVVALGAIPELRPAFGAPGKMKPMSMNLVIQMLMLIAGAVILMACKVNTREIANGAVFKAGMTAIISVFGVAWMSDTFFESHFTLLKNALAGVVATQPWMYAIVLFLVSKLVNSQGAALAAIAPMGISLGVDPKIMVAFFSAAYGYFVLPTYPSDLACIGFDRSGTTRIGKFIINHSFIIPGLIGVGTGCAVGYVLSKILL; encoded by the coding sequence ATGCTAGCAATGGAATTTTTAGTCATTCTAGCCTGCCTGCTTGTTGGGACTCGTTTTGGAGGTATGGGCCTGGGCCTAATCAGCGGCATCGGACTTTTTGTTCTTTCTTTTGGTTTTGGGTTACAGCCTGGTAAACCTCCCGTGGATGTTATTCTTACTATTTTGGCGGTGATTAGCTGTGCTTCGGTGTTGCAAACTGCAGGAGGGCTAAATGTCATGATGCAGTTCGCCGAACGCTTGCTGCGTCGTCACCCTCAGTATGTCACGATTTTGGCGCCTTTGACAACTTGGACGTTGACTGTTCTCTGCGGTACTGGCCATGTGGTATATACGATGTTCCCTATTATTTACGATATCGCTCTTAAAAAAGGGATTCGTCCTGAACGGCCAATGGCGGTTGCTTCTGTGGCTTCGCAGATGGGCATTTGCGCGTCTCCGGTGTCGGTGGCGGTAGTGTCCATGGTTTCTATTTTTGCTGCCTCCCATGGCGTAGGGCAGAGCATTGGCATTATCCAGCTCTTGTCAGTCGCTATGCCTTCTTCACTGGCTGGCGTGCTGATTGCGGCGCTGTGGAGCTTGCGTCGCGGCAAGGATTTGGATAAAGACGAGGAGTTTCAAGCCAAGCTTAAGGATCCGGAGCAGAAAGAATATATTTACGGCGGCTCCGAAACCTTGTTGGATAAAGTATTTCCGAAAGAAGCCTATTGGGCTACTTGGATCTTTTTCTCCGCGATTGTGGTAGTAGTTGCCTTAGGCGCTATTCCAGAGCTGCGTCCTGCTTTTGGCGCTCCTGGAAAAATGAAGCCGATGTCGATGAACTTGGTCATCCAGATGCTGATGCTGATTGCTGGCGCCGTTATTTTGATGGCCTGCAAGGTGAATACTCGCGAAATTGCCAATGGCGCTGTTTTCAAAGCAGGCATGACGGCGATTATTTCCGTATTTGGCGTAGCGTGGATGAGCGATACCTTTTTTGAATCCCATTTTACGCTGCTGAAAAATGCATTGGCTGGCGTAGTGGCTACGCAGCCCTGGATGTATGCCATTGTTCTTTTCTTGGTGTCCAAGCTGGTTAACAGCCAGGGAGCCGCCTTGGCGGCCATTGCGCCCATGGGCATCAGCCTGGGAGTCGATCCCAAAATAATGGTGGCCTTTTTCTCCGCTGCTTACGGCTACTTTGTTTTGCCGACCTATCCTAGCGATTTGGCTTGTATCGGCTTTGACCGCTCCGGCACGACAAGAATCGGTAAGTTTATCATCAATCACAGCTTTATCATCCCCGGTTTGATTGGCGTGGGAACTGGTTGTGCTGTGGGTTATGTGTTATCAAAGATTCTTCTGTAA
- a CDS encoding (2Fe-2S)-binding protein: MSQELNEELLDKLTKVCLCKGISRAIMKKAIRGGAKTVAEVQKATGAGSGSCGGKRCTPKIEALLAEAEEQ; the protein is encoded by the coding sequence ATGAGTCAGGAATTGAATGAAGAACTTCTTGATAAGTTGACTAAGGTTTGCTTGTGTAAAGGGATTTCAAGGGCTATCATGAAAAAAGCTATTCGCGGCGGCGCTAAAACGGTAGCGGAAGTGCAAAAAGCTACAGGCGCTGGCAGCGGCTCTTGCGGAGGGAAGCGCTGTACGCCTAAAATCGAAGCGCTCTTGGCGGAGGCGGAGGAACAATAA
- a CDS encoding inositol monophosphatase family protein yields the protein MDLQQALQVISALARDVGMMQKEFLGRRDLLVQTKSTEIDLVTEVDLRSETMILETLRREFPSCAIMSEESGASGPDSEYCWVVDPLDGTTNYAQGLPIFAVSIALQHKQESILGVVYAPMLDQLFTAVKGDGARKNGVLLQVSDKPSLESCVLATGFPYDVATHPLNNLDYFNSLLLKTRAVRRFGAAAYDLACVAEGSFDGYWEMNLSPWDAAAGVLLVTEAGGVVRSFRNDRKISLVAASPRVYEWIAAELQQIDAGS from the coding sequence ATGGATTTACAACAGGCTTTGCAGGTGATTAGCGCCTTAGCCAGAGACGTTGGAATGATGCAAAAGGAGTTTTTAGGGCGTCGCGACTTGTTGGTGCAGACAAAGAGCACCGAGATTGACTTGGTGACCGAAGTGGACCTGCGTTCCGAGACAATGATTTTGGAAACGCTGCGACGTGAATTTCCTTCTTGCGCCATTATGTCGGAAGAATCGGGAGCAAGCGGCCCGGATTCGGAATATTGCTGGGTTGTTGACCCATTGGACGGTACTACGAATTATGCCCAGGGGCTGCCTATTTTTGCTGTTTCCATTGCATTGCAGCATAAACAAGAAAGCATATTGGGCGTTGTGTATGCGCCGATGCTGGATCAGCTTTTTACGGCTGTAAAAGGGGACGGCGCCAGAAAAAACGGCGTTCTTCTTCAGGTTTCTGATAAGCCATCATTGGAGTCTTGCGTATTGGCGACAGGCTTTCCTTATGATGTGGCTACGCATCCCTTGAATAATCTGGACTATTTTAATTCCTTACTTCTTAAAACCAGGGCGGTGCGGCGGTTTGGAGCGGCAGCTTATGATTTAGCCTGTGTAGCGGAAGGTTCTTTTGACGGTTATTGGGAAATGAATTTGTCCCCATGGGATGCAGCGGCAGGTGTTTTATTGGTGACAGAGGCCGGGGGCGTGGTACGTTCATTTCGGAATGACCGGAAGATTTCACTGGTGGCGGCATCTCCCCGAGTCTACGAGTGGATAGCGGCGGAGTTGCAGCAAATTGACGCAGGAAGTTGA
- a CDS encoding sigma-54-dependent transcriptional regulator, producing MRILIVDDDLLIRTMLTDYLQGKGHTVWKCASGEEALALFHQNRFDLVFTDLCMPGMSGLELLECLKEEPGRDEFEVVMCTAFGDVQSAVAALRAGAYDYLQKPLQLDEVALQISRMEEHLALRRENKLLTERFSECVEAEIKEARDELSRLRTELGYGGVTEIVVASPAMKQAVEWAQRFHSDRSVPVLIEGETGTGKEILARIVHHGSDCHGQPFIDVNCAALNANMFESELFGYEAGAFTGGLRTGKKGKLDLAQGGTLFLDEIGELPLELQAKLLRVLQEHEFYRVGGLKKIKCDVRLICATNRNLQDMADSGEFRRDLYYRLHVGRILIPPLRERVEDIVPLFESFLQQKAGGKYQLTDSAKQYLRCYSWPGNVRELRNVVERVTLFLPPGRIALKDLPLGVSEKEPVMQCLLNPYDFVLPEEGFDLDDFMRRIIESVVKRFDGNKTAAAQYMGLTRRAIYSRLYSKRQQEGEE from the coding sequence ATGCGAATTTTGATTGTAGATGATGATTTACTGATACGTACGATGTTGACGGATTATCTGCAGGGGAAAGGGCATACTGTATGGAAATGCGCTTCCGGTGAGGAAGCGCTGGCTTTGTTTCATCAAAATCGCTTTGACTTGGTCTTTACAGACCTGTGTATGCCTGGCATGTCGGGCTTGGAATTATTAGAGTGTTTAAAAGAAGAACCCGGACGTGATGAATTTGAAGTGGTCATGTGTACTGCTTTTGGCGATGTACAATCAGCGGTGGCTGCTTTGCGCGCCGGAGCGTATGATTATTTGCAAAAGCCGCTGCAATTGGATGAAGTTGCGTTGCAGATAAGCCGTATGGAAGAGCACTTGGCCTTGCGTCGGGAAAATAAACTTTTGACTGAGCGTTTCAGTGAATGCGTTGAAGCGGAAATTAAAGAAGCGCGTGATGAATTGTCTCGCTTGCGTACGGAGTTAGGCTATGGAGGGGTGACTGAAATTGTTGTGGCCTCGCCAGCGATGAAGCAAGCCGTAGAATGGGCGCAACGGTTTCATTCGGATCGCAGCGTCCCCGTGTTGATTGAAGGCGAAACTGGGACAGGTAAAGAGATTTTGGCGCGGATTGTGCATCATGGATCGGATTGTCATGGACAGCCTTTTATTGATGTGAATTGTGCGGCCTTAAACGCCAACATGTTTGAAAGCGAACTATTTGGTTATGAAGCCGGCGCCTTTACCGGCGGACTGCGAACCGGCAAGAAAGGTAAGCTGGATTTAGCCCAGGGCGGCACCTTGTTTTTGGATGAAATCGGCGAATTGCCGTTAGAACTGCAGGCGAAACTGCTGCGTGTGTTGCAGGAGCATGAGTTTTACCGTGTAGGGGGATTAAAAAAGATAAAATGCGATGTGCGTCTTATCTGCGCTACAAACCGAAACTTACAGGATATGGCGGACAGCGGTGAATTTCGGAGAGATTTGTACTATCGGCTGCATGTAGGTCGCATTTTGATTCCGCCGTTACGCGAGCGGGTAGAGGATATTGTGCCTCTGTTTGAATCGTTTTTACAGCAAAAAGCGGGCGGTAAATACCAGTTGACTGATTCGGCCAAACAATATTTGCGTTGCTATTCTTGGCCGGGCAATGTACGGGAGCTGCGTAATGTAGTGGAGCGGGTTACTCTATTTTTGCCGCCGGGACGGATTGCTCTGAAAGATTTGCCTTTGGGAGTTTCGGAAAAAGAGCCAGTGATGCAATGTTTGTTGAATCCTTATGATTTTGTACTGCCGGAAGAAGGCTTTGACTTAGACGATTTTATGCGGCGTATCATTGAAAGCGTAGTGAAACGGTTCGACGGCAATAAAACGGCTGCGGCTCAATACATGGGTTTGACACGCCGGGCCATTTATAGTCGCTTATATTCTAAACGACAACAAGAAGGTGAAGAGTAG
- the smpB gene encoding SsrA-binding protein SmpB, with product MSQNGAGIKIVSENRKARHDYHIHETFEAGIVLTGTEVKSLRAGKANLKDSYARIENGEVFLQQMHISPYDQGNRFNHDPLRPRKLLLHRQEINRLLGKTREKGFSLVPLKIYFARGKAKVELALASGKKLYDKRQDLAERDAKRDMERALRDRQKE from the coding sequence ATGAGTCAAAATGGGGCGGGAATAAAGATTGTCTCGGAAAATCGCAAAGCCCGCCACGATTATCATATACATGAGACGTTTGAAGCGGGAATTGTCTTGACCGGTACGGAAGTTAAGTCATTGCGCGCCGGTAAGGCTAATTTAAAAGATAGCTATGCTCGTATTGAAAATGGTGAAGTATTTTTGCAACAAATGCATATTAGCCCCTATGATCAGGGGAATCGTTTCAATCACGATCCGTTGCGGCCGCGCAAGCTGCTGCTGCATCGCCAGGAAATTAATCGTCTTTTGGGGAAAACCAGGGAAAAAGGCTTTTCGTTGGTACCCTTGAAAATATACTTTGCTCGAGGGAAAGCCAAAGTAGAGTTGGCCTTGGCCAGTGGTAAAAAGCTATATGATAAACGACAGGATTTGGCGGAACGCGACGCAAAGCGCGACATGGAACGGGCGCTGCGTGACCGGCAAAAAGAGTAG